A segment of the Agromyces sp. H17E-10 genome:
GCGATCGGGCCGGTCGACATCCTGGCGACGGATGCCTCGGGCGCGAGCGTCGCGGTCGAGCTGAAGCGTCGCGGCGACATCGACGGCGTCGAGCAGCTCACGCGCTACCTCGAGCTCATGAACCGCGACCCGCTGCTCGCGCCCGTGACGGGCGTCTTCGCCGCGCAGGAGATCAAGCCGCAGGCGCGCACCCTCGCCGAGGACCGCGGCATCCGCTGCCTCGTGCTCGACTACGACGCGATGCGGGGCGTCGACGACGGGCACTCGCGACTCTTCTGATCGGCGTCGTGAATGGGTCAACTGACCCAGTTTCTGGGCGAACCCTGAGCAACACTCGCATTCGGGCACCCTAGGATGTCACGGTGACCTCCCCCAGCACACTCACCCGCACCTGGTCGGCAGTGCTCTTCGACCTCGACGGCACCATCATCGACTCCGCCGCCGACATCACCGCATCGCTCGCCCACACGTTCTCCACGCTCGGCCTGCCCGTTCCCGACGACGCGACGCTGCGCTCGTACGTGGGCCCGCCGCTCACCGACGTCTTCGCCGCCGGCCACGGCCTCGAGGACGCGCTGGCCGACGAAGCCGTCGCGACCTACCGCGCGCACTACGCCGACCACGTGCTCTCGTCGCCCGTGTTCCCCGGAGTGCGCGGCCTGCTCGAGCGACTGCATGCCGCGGGCATCCCCATCGCCCTGGCGACCTCGAAGCCCGAGCCGACCGCGCGCGCCGTGCTCGACAACGCGGGACTCACCGAGTTCTTCACGGTCATCAC
Coding sequences within it:
- a CDS encoding HAD hydrolase-like protein, giving the protein MTSPSTLTRTWSAVLFDLDGTIIDSAADITASLAHTFSTLGLPVPDDATLRSYVGPPLTDVFAAGHGLEDALADEAVATYRAHYADHVLSSPVFPGVRGLLERLHAAGIPIALATSKPEPTARAVLDNAGLTEFFTVITGATTDGTRGTKAQVVAEALRRLQDDGIDTEHAVMVGDRSHDTIGALANGVPTILVEWGYGSPAEADDALAIVHSTDQLRGLLIG